A window from Rhodospirillaceae bacterium encodes these proteins:
- a CDS encoding universal stress protein, whose translation MPQGKKETGQALDRCFLVVVDPTKEMHTALRFACYRARRTGGYVSLLYVLEPADFHHWATVGELMREEAREAAEESLTKLSSGVKTLTGKMPVLFVREGIRSEELLKIIEEESSISVLVLAASSDQDGPGPLINHLVNKMAGELRIPITIVPGNLTDDALRALT comes from the coding sequence ATGCCGCAAGGGAAGAAAGAAACAGGGCAGGCATTGGATCGCTGCTTTCTCGTCGTTGTCGATCCGACGAAGGAGATGCACACGGCGCTTCGTTTCGCCTGTTACCGTGCGCGCCGGACCGGCGGCTATGTCTCGCTTCTTTACGTTCTGGAGCCGGCGGACTTTCACCATTGGGCGACGGTTGGCGAGCTCATGCGCGAGGAGGCCCGCGAGGCGGCGGAAGAAAGTCTGACAAAGCTTTCGTCCGGGGTGAAGACGCTGACCGGAAAAATGCCGGTCCTGTTTGTGCGCGAGGGGATTCGCAGCGAAGAGCTTCTGAAAATCATTGAAGAAGAATCCAGCATCTCGGTTCTCGTGCTTGCCGCGTCAAGCGATCAGGACGGGCCGGGGCCGCTCATCAACCATTTGGTTAACAAAATGGCAGGCGAACTTCGTATCCCGATCACGATCGTGCCGGGCAATTTGACCGACGATGCGCTTCGGGCGCTCACTTAA
- a CDS encoding NifU family protein → MFIQTEQTPNPASLKFLPGQGVMEKGTADFASADAAGRSPLAKRLFGISGVAGVFLGADFITVRKTDDRDWQVIKPEILGAIMEHFTLGDPVILPEASEDKPQAAAGGDEGDAIVEQIRELLETRVQPAVAQDGGNVRFDRFEDGIVFLELQGACAGCPSATATLRNGIEGLLKHYIPEIIEVRAVL, encoded by the coding sequence TTGTTTATTCAGACCGAGCAGACACCGAACCCGGCATCGTTAAAGTTTTTACCTGGCCAGGGGGTCATGGAAAAAGGGACGGCCGATTTTGCCTCGGCCGACGCGGCAGGGCGTTCGCCTCTGGCGAAGCGGTTGTTCGGCATTTCCGGCGTTGCTGGCGTTTTTCTGGGTGCCGATTTTATTACCGTGCGCAAGACCGACGACCGCGACTGGCAGGTGATCAAGCCAGAGATTCTCGGCGCCATTATGGAGCATTTCACCCTGGGCGACCCGGTGATCCTGCCCGAAGCTTCGGAAGACAAGCCACAGGCGGCCGCCGGTGGTGACGAGGGTGACGCGATCGTTGAACAGATCCGCGAACTTCTGGAAACCCGGGTTCAGCCGGCCGTGGCTCAGGACGGCGGCAATGTTCGCTTTGATCGTTTCGAAGACGGGATCGTCTTTCTTGAACTTCAGGGGGCCTGCGCCGGTTGCCCAAGTGCGACGGCGACCCTGCGCAACGGGATTGAGGGCCTTTTGAAGCATTACATCCCGGAAATCATCGAAGTTCGCGCCGTTTTGTAA
- a CDS encoding chitin deacetylase: MTVGIALPQFSCRRFLRKGALRAILAGLFLSVSCALFTAESVAANHAVALIYHRFGEDAYPSTSIPIDQFETHLEELKSGDYTVLGLPEILKALREGTPLPERTVAITIDDAFLSVYTEAWPRLKAAGFPMTLFIATKAIDQGGNSYMTWDQIRELLRDGVTIGSQTGTHLHMPLADAKTVRDDLAHSNARFREELGKAPALLAYPYGEASLAVQEITRKAGFEAAFGQHSGVLHGREDFFYLPRFSFSKTYGSLERFRLAANALPLPVKDITPRDLVLGKGSNPPNFGFTIADDIPDLNRLRCYASGQGQAELAQLGERRFEVRLAAPFPKGRARINCTLHTRDGHWRWYGRQFYVTE, translated from the coding sequence ATGACCGTTGGCATCGCTTTGCCGCAATTTTCCTGCCGCCGCTTCTTGCGGAAGGGTGCCTTGCGCGCAATTTTGGCGGGCCTTTTCCTATCTGTCTCCTGTGCGCTTTTCACCGCCGAAAGCGTCGCCGCCAACCACGCCGTCGCATTGATCTATCACCGTTTTGGTGAAGACGCGTACCCATCGACCAGCATCCCCATCGACCAGTTCGAAACACATCTTGAGGAACTGAAAAGCGGCGATTACACCGTGCTGGGCTTGCCGGAAATTCTAAAAGCCCTTCGCGAAGGCACGCCCCTTCCGGAACGAACGGTGGCGATTACCATCGATGACGCCTTTCTTTCCGTCTACACGGAAGCCTGGCCGCGATTAAAGGCCGCCGGTTTTCCAATGACCCTGTTCATCGCCACCAAGGCCATCGACCAGGGCGGCAACAGCTACATGACCTGGGACCAGATCCGGGAACTGCTTCGCGACGGCGTCACCATCGGCAGCCAGACAGGCACCCACCTGCACATGCCCCTTGCCGATGCAAAAACGGTTCGCGACGATCTGGCGCATTCGAACGCCCGCTTTCGCGAGGAACTTGGAAAAGCGCCGGCGCTGCTTGCCTATCCTTATGGCGAGGCCAGCCTCGCCGTTCAGGAAATCACGCGCAAGGCCGGGTTCGAGGCAGCCTTCGGACAACATTCCGGTGTCCTGCACGGCCGTGAAGATTTTTTCTACCTGCCCCGATTTTCCTTCAGCAAAACCTATGGCAGCCTTGAACGCTTTCGCCTTGCCGCGAACGCCCTGCCCTTGCCTGTAAAAGACATCACGCCGCGCGACCTGGTGCTTGGAAAAGGCAGCAATCCGCCGAATTTCGGCTTTACAATCGCGGACGACATCCCCGATTTAAACCGGTTGCGCTGTTACGCTTCCGGCCAGGGCCAGGCGGAACTTGCTCAGCTTGGCGAACGCCGCTTCGAAGTGCGCCTGGCCGCACCCTTTCCAAAAGGCCGCGCGCGCATCAACTGCACCCTGCACACGCGCGACGGTCATTGGCGATGGTATGGGCGTCAGTTCTACGTGACGGAATAG